In Acholeplasma equirhinis, the following proteins share a genomic window:
- a CDS encoding ABC transporter ATP-binding protein, whose translation MIFIFKKMGKYLYQVIFSLFVKSLGTVADLVLPFLLAYMIDEVLLVVTPDDHLMLYYVGILMLIVALAGWIFNIVANRSAEKVASQTVADIRSELFYKIEHLNASQVDQITTTSLISRITTDTYNMYSMIGSLQRLGIRAPLLLIGGIIMAFFMDVQLTLVMVALLPFIVVIVWFYTRKGQPLYADIQVQVDHLIRTLRENITGVRVIRALSMTEHENNRFSEENAATVKKEVKAVITMNKIRPLIDILMNVGLVAVLVFGAFRISNGETKVGEILALITYFTLILNAMTSITRIFIQISRASASSARIQEVLNMQDDMQDGNQEIVPNNDVHIDFDHVYFSYHSGSDNHLEDIDFKIKQGQTLGIIGSTGSGKTTIINLLMRFYDVTDGEIKLYGENIKNLKRDELRRHIGLVLQNDLVFSDTIAENIAFSRREVDEDSIEFAKDIAQAKFIDTMPDRLHYKVAQRGTNISGGQRQRVLIARAVAGKPKLLILDDASSALDYRTDRNLRSAIKKHLKDTTKIIVAQRIASIKDADLILLVEDGKIVAKGKHDTLKKENLHYQTLVRHQLGDDAL comes from the coding sequence ATGATATTTATCTTTAAAAAGATGGGGAAATACTTATATCAAGTTATTTTCTCATTATTTGTTAAATCACTTGGTACAGTAGCAGATTTAGTGCTACCGTTTTTACTTGCATATATGATTGATGAGGTGTTATTAGTCGTCACACCAGATGATCATTTAATGCTTTATTATGTCGGTATTTTAATGCTGATTGTTGCTCTTGCGGGGTGGATATTTAACATCGTAGCAAATAGAAGTGCTGAAAAAGTAGCAAGTCAGACAGTTGCTGATATTCGAAGTGAATTATTTTATAAAATTGAGCATTTAAATGCAAGTCAAGTCGATCAAATTACGACTACTTCTTTAATCTCAAGAATTACCACCGATACCTATAACATGTATTCTATGATTGGTAGTTTACAGCGTCTAGGTATCCGTGCACCACTTTTATTAATTGGTGGCATTATCATGGCTTTCTTTATGGATGTTCAACTTACTTTAGTTATGGTTGCACTCCTACCTTTTATTGTTGTCATTGTTTGGTTTTATACAAGAAAAGGGCAACCACTTTATGCGGATATTCAGGTTCAAGTCGATCATTTAATTCGTACACTGAGAGAAAATATTACTGGTGTTAGAGTGATTCGTGCACTCTCAATGACTGAACATGAAAATAACAGGTTCAGTGAAGAAAATGCTGCGACAGTTAAAAAGGAAGTTAAAGCTGTCATCACCATGAATAAAATTCGTCCATTAATTGATATTTTAATGAATGTTGGATTAGTTGCAGTTTTAGTGTTTGGTGCATTTAGAATTTCAAATGGTGAAACTAAAGTTGGTGAAATTCTAGCTTTAATTACGTACTTTACATTAATTCTGAATGCAATGACATCAATCACACGAATTTTTATTCAGATTTCACGTGCAAGTGCTTCAAGTGCTAGAATTCAAGAAGTACTTAATATGCAAGACGATATGCAAGATGGAAATCAAGAAATTGTACCAAATAATGATGTTCATATTGATTTTGATCATGTATATTTTTCATATCATAGTGGTAGTGATAACCATTTAGAGGATATTGATTTTAAAATCAAACAAGGACAAACTTTGGGTATTATTGGATCAACTGGTTCAGGTAAAACGACCATTATTAATTTACTCATGCGTTTTTATGATGTTACAGATGGTGAAATTAAACTATACGGTGAAAACATTAAAAACTTAAAACGTGATGAATTAAGACGACACATTGGTTTGGTCCTTCAAAATGATTTGGTATTTTCAGATACAATTGCAGAAAATATTGCTTTCTCTCGTCGTGAGGTTGATGAAGATAGCATTGAATTTGCAAAAGATATCGCACAAGCAAAATTTATTGACACAATGCCTGATCGACTTCATTATAAAGTTGCTCAAAGAGGTACCAATATTTCAGGTGGTCAACGTCAAAGAGTGTTAATTGCAAGAGCTGTTGCTGGAAAACCAAAACTACTTATTTTAGATGATGCATCCAGTGCACTTGACTATAGAACGGATAGAAATTTAAGAAGTGCTATTAAAAAGCACTTAAAAGATACAACTAAAATTATTGTTGCACAAAGAATTGCCTCGATTAAAGATGCAGATTTAATTCTTTTAGTAGAAGATGGAAAGATTGTTGCAAAAGGTAAACATGATACCTTGAAGAAAGAAAATCTCCATTATCAAACACTTGTGCGTCACCAGTTAGGAGATGATGCACTATGA